A genomic window from Hypomesus transpacificus isolate Combined female chromosome 15, fHypTra1, whole genome shotgun sequence includes:
- the ppm1lb gene encoding protein phosphatase, Mg2+/Mn2+ dependent, 1Lb isoform X1, protein MLDKLSASYNEAGTTCLVALLSEKQLTVANVGDSRGVLCDQEGRAIALSHDHKPYQLKERKRIKKAGGFISFSGSWRVQGILAMSRSLGDYPLKNLNVVIPDPDIMTFDLDKLQPEFMILASDGLWDAFSNEEAVRFVRQRLNEPHFGAKSIVLQSFYRGCPDNITVMVVKFKGAGTKAPDQ, encoded by the exons ATGCTGGACAAGCTCTCCGCCTCCTACAACGAAGCAG gcaccACCTGCCTGGTGGCCCTGCTGTCTGAGAAGCAGCTGACGGTGGCTAATGTGGGAGACTCTCGGGGGGTTCTCTGTGaccaggagggcagagccatcgccctgtcacatgaccacaaACCCTACCAGCTGAAGGAACGCAAGAGGATCAAGAAggctg ggggCTTCATCAGCTTTAGCGGCTCCTGGCGCGTGCAGGGCATCCTGGCCATGTCCCGTTCCCTTGGCGACTACCCCCTGAAGAACCTGAACGTGGTGATCCCCGACCCCGACATCATGACCTTCGACCTGGACAAGCTGCAGCCAGAGTTCATGATCCTGGCGTCTGACGGGCTGTGGGACGCCTTCAGCAACGAGGAGGCCGTCCGCTTCGTCCGCCAGCGTCTCAACGAGCCGCACTTCGGTGCCAAGAGCATCGTGCTGCAGTCTTTCTACCGCGGTTGCCCTGACAACATCACCGTCATGGTCGTCAAGTTCAAAGGGGCCGGCACCAAGGCTCCTGACCAGTAG